A part of Paenarthrobacter sp. A20 genomic DNA contains:
- a CDS encoding MurR/RpiR family transcriptional regulator produces the protein MEEDFDSSTLTEWLDSRVQGRKLAARQMQVIGILRSQPRLASYGSVSDIAAVAASNASTVTRTAQTLGFKGWADFQFELRSRFLASLSAVEVAAEHNGHISSPAQAAVSTDRANLAHFERTLDAHTLHNIAEAIAGARQTYIVAAGSYAIPGKALEHNAIIAGYNVRLLDADVAALTNAIARLGAEDLVIAISLWRVYDSTMRAVEIAHNLGTPIVSITDSAGSPVAVHADHRIVVPTEGAGFFPSLTGAVSAVQAIAVELASLDRERSNQNIAASERTWDQMRIMHPRSSS, from the coding sequence GTGGAAGAAGATTTCGACTCGTCAACGTTGACCGAGTGGCTGGATAGTCGTGTCCAGGGACGGAAGCTCGCGGCACGCCAAATGCAAGTGATCGGCATCCTCCGATCCCAGCCCCGCCTTGCCTCCTACGGCTCGGTCAGCGACATCGCCGCAGTGGCCGCCTCGAACGCCTCGACCGTGACCAGAACCGCGCAAACACTGGGATTCAAGGGGTGGGCAGACTTCCAATTTGAGCTGCGTTCACGGTTTCTTGCGTCGCTGAGCGCAGTGGAGGTTGCGGCCGAACACAACGGCCACATCAGTAGTCCTGCACAGGCGGCGGTGTCCACCGACCGGGCGAACCTGGCGCATTTCGAGCGCACTTTGGACGCCCACACTCTTCATAATATTGCGGAGGCGATCGCGGGCGCACGGCAGACTTACATCGTTGCCGCGGGTAGTTACGCGATCCCGGGCAAAGCGCTGGAGCACAACGCGATCATCGCCGGTTACAACGTCCGGCTCCTCGACGCCGACGTCGCCGCCCTCACCAACGCCATTGCACGGCTTGGTGCAGAAGACCTGGTCATCGCCATCAGCCTCTGGCGGGTCTACGACAGCACCATGCGGGCCGTCGAGATCGCGCACAACCTGGGCACGCCCATCGTTTCCATCACAGACAGCGCGGGATCGCCTGTCGCGGTGCATGCTGATCACAGGATTGTGGTGCCCACTGAAGGCGCCGGCTTCTTCCCGTCCCTGACAGGTGCGGTGTCCGCGGTCCAGGCGATCGCCGTCGAGCTTGCCTCCCTGGACCGTGAGCGTTCCAACCAGAACATCGCCGCCTCGGAGCGGACCTGGGACCAGATGCGGATCATGCATCCGCGAAGCAGTTCCTAG
- a CDS encoding MFS transporter — protein sequence MSLTARLDRLALSRPHYKLLLIGGLGYSFDGMDGAVVAFLLPRIQELWGLSTASLGLVGSAAPFGFFFGAILAGWMGDRFGRKKVMLWALAFYCLMSVVAAMAPNFEIFLIARIFAGLGAGAESVIIAPFLSEFIPPKRRGWFIGTLAGFFSFGFVAAALIGRFVVPLGEDGWRWAQVITAVPILLLLWWRRSLPESPRFLISRGRIAEATEVVDRFEQSVVKATGKPLPALPPAAEEITKHEQKISIWNALKFMWSKAMRRRTAVIWLIWFVITFSYYGFFSWIPTLLVGRGITITKSFEFSILIYLAQIPGYFSAAWLCDRIDRKNTIALYLAGSAISAFWLSQSNDSGMILLAAATLSFFLNGTYAGVYAYTPELFPTWMRATGVGLASAVGRIGSILAPSIIGIFAASLGFGGVFTMTTVVLTIGVLGVVIFGASTAGKSLENINARAEHDPAAAESK from the coding sequence ATGTCACTCACAGCACGCCTTGATCGTCTGGCTCTCAGTCGACCACACTACAAGCTTCTCCTCATAGGAGGCCTCGGCTACTCCTTCGACGGCATGGACGGTGCCGTGGTGGCCTTCCTCCTCCCCCGTATCCAGGAACTATGGGGCCTCAGCACCGCCAGCCTCGGGCTGGTGGGCTCAGCAGCCCCGTTCGGCTTCTTCTTCGGCGCGATCCTTGCCGGTTGGATGGGCGATCGCTTTGGCCGCAAGAAGGTCATGCTGTGGGCTCTGGCCTTCTACTGCCTCATGTCGGTAGTTGCTGCCATGGCCCCCAACTTCGAAATCTTCCTGATTGCACGGATCTTTGCAGGATTGGGCGCAGGCGCAGAAAGCGTGATCATCGCCCCGTTCCTGTCGGAGTTCATTCCCCCGAAGCGCCGCGGCTGGTTCATTGGAACCCTGGCCGGATTCTTCTCCTTTGGCTTCGTGGCTGCGGCACTGATCGGCCGGTTCGTTGTTCCCCTCGGCGAGGACGGCTGGCGCTGGGCGCAGGTCATCACCGCCGTTCCCATCCTTCTCCTGCTCTGGTGGCGTCGCAGCCTGCCCGAGTCCCCACGCTTCCTCATCAGCCGGGGCCGCATCGCAGAGGCAACCGAAGTGGTGGACCGGTTTGAGCAGAGTGTAGTGAAAGCCACGGGCAAACCACTCCCGGCCCTGCCACCCGCAGCGGAAGAGATCACCAAGCACGAACAAAAGATCAGCATCTGGAACGCCCTGAAGTTCATGTGGTCCAAGGCAATGCGTCGCCGGACCGCCGTGATCTGGCTGATCTGGTTCGTGATCACGTTCTCCTACTACGGCTTCTTCTCCTGGATTCCCACCCTGCTGGTAGGACGCGGCATCACCATCACCAAGAGCTTCGAGTTCTCCATCCTCATCTACCTGGCACAGATCCCCGGCTACTTCTCCGCCGCCTGGTTGTGTGACCGGATTGACCGCAAGAACACCATCGCCCTTTACTTGGCGGGATCGGCCATCAGCGCCTTCTGGCTGAGCCAGTCCAACGATTCCGGCATGATCCTGCTGGCCGCCGCAACGTTGTCCTTCTTCCTCAACGGCACCTACGCCGGCGTCTACGCCTACACTCCGGAACTCTTCCCCACATGGATGCGTGCCACCGGTGTTGGCCTGGCCAGCGCAGTGGGTCGCATCGGCAGCATCCTTGCACCGTCCATCATCGGCATCTTCGCCGCCTCCCTCGGCTTCGGTGGCGTGTTCACCATGACCACCGTGGTGCTGACCATCGGCGTCCTGGGCGTGGTCATCTTCGGCGCCTCCACCGCTGGCAAGTCGTTGGAGAACATCAACGCCCGCGCCGAGCATGACCCGGCAGCGGCAGAAAGCAAGTAA
- a CDS encoding GAF domain-containing protein, producing MNTDAVFQQTFEAMQQEPGVILFTALQWIPQRSSLKRLFTSHPDEYPVGAEKTVEISPGWLGTVIEDKKPFLAADLTALRDVFTDSELIQQLGCGAVINVPVLDREHNVVGVLALLDAEGKYTQQSVGIAVDVVSSNVAHLVQAFEAHPTEVPEGTEEPAKDNV from the coding sequence ATGAATACAGACGCAGTTTTCCAGCAGACCTTCGAGGCCATGCAGCAGGAACCAGGAGTCATTCTGTTTACTGCACTGCAGTGGATCCCGCAGCGTTCCAGTCTCAAACGCCTCTTCACCAGCCACCCGGACGAGTATCCGGTGGGGGCCGAGAAGACAGTGGAGATCTCACCGGGCTGGCTGGGGACGGTCATCGAGGACAAGAAGCCCTTCCTGGCCGCGGACCTGACAGCACTCCGGGACGTTTTCACAGATTCAGAACTCATCCAGCAACTGGGCTGCGGCGCCGTCATCAACGTGCCGGTCCTCGACCGGGAGCACAACGTGGTGGGCGTCTTGGCGCTCCTTGATGCAGAAGGCAAGTACACGCAGCAAAGTGTGGGAATCGCCGTCGACGTCGTCAGCTCCAACGTGGCCCACCTTGTTCAGGCCTTTGAAGCCCACCCCACCGAAGTCCCTGAAGGCACCGAAGAACCAGCGAAGGACAACGTTTAA
- a CDS encoding amidohydrolase family protein, producing the protein MSTAPESTPLVIRNASVLDVEAGTYSTADVVSVDGKISSVGLNAEAPSGARVIDGTGKFVIPGLIDAHVHVVASSADFRSLTYTPASYVYAQTARIMGEMLRRGFTTVRDLSGADFGLAMAQEEGLLEGPKIHFCGHALSQTGGHGDMRLPGEDHDPNGRGCCGIGRVADGVDAVRAAARDEIRKGAHHIKIMASGGVSSPTDRIDSTQYSMEEMRAAVEEAEAANRYVAAHAYTARAINRALEAGVRSIEHGNLLDDQSLKLFLEKDAFLVPTLVTYWALKEEGKEFGLTEEMWAKVDSVLTSGLEAISRAHEAGVKMAFGSDLLGGMHRHQNEQFRLLGKVQPAIDAIRSATTTAALLLEREGELGVIAAGADADMLVLGADPVADISVLADISEHLEFLVQNGRVID; encoded by the coding sequence ATGAGCACCGCCCCAGAAAGCACTCCCCTGGTCATCCGCAACGCCAGCGTCCTGGACGTTGAAGCGGGCACCTACTCAACTGCCGACGTCGTCAGTGTTGACGGGAAGATCAGCAGCGTCGGGCTGAATGCCGAAGCGCCTTCCGGCGCGCGGGTCATCGACGGCACTGGCAAGTTTGTCATTCCCGGCTTGATTGATGCCCACGTCCATGTGGTCGCCTCGAGCGCTGACTTTCGGTCACTGACCTACACGCCGGCGTCGTATGTCTACGCGCAGACTGCCCGCATCATGGGAGAAATGCTGCGCCGCGGTTTCACCACCGTGCGCGATCTTTCCGGAGCGGATTTTGGGCTGGCCATGGCACAGGAGGAAGGGCTGCTGGAGGGACCGAAGATTCACTTCTGCGGCCATGCCCTCAGCCAGACCGGCGGTCACGGAGACATGCGCCTGCCGGGCGAAGACCACGATCCCAATGGTCGTGGATGCTGCGGCATCGGCCGCGTGGCGGACGGCGTTGACGCGGTCCGGGCAGCCGCCCGCGACGAGATCCGCAAGGGTGCCCACCACATCAAGATCATGGCCTCCGGCGGCGTATCCTCCCCCACGGACCGCATCGACTCCACGCAGTATTCCATGGAGGAGATGCGCGCAGCGGTCGAAGAAGCCGAGGCGGCAAACCGCTACGTCGCCGCCCACGCCTACACCGCCCGGGCGATCAACCGTGCGCTGGAGGCAGGCGTCCGCTCGATTGAACACGGCAACCTCCTGGACGACCAGAGCCTGAAGCTGTTCCTCGAAAAGGACGCGTTCCTGGTCCCCACGCTTGTCACGTACTGGGCGCTGAAGGAAGAGGGCAAGGAATTCGGGCTCACGGAGGAAATGTGGGCCAAGGTGGATTCCGTCCTCACCAGCGGCCTCGAAGCGATCTCGCGTGCCCACGAGGCCGGCGTCAAAATGGCCTTCGGCTCGGACCTCCTGGGTGGCATGCACCGCCACCAGAACGAGCAGTTCAGGCTGCTCGGCAAGGTCCAGCCCGCGATTGATGCCATCCGCTCGGCAACCACGACGGCGGCCCTGCTGCTTGAGCGCGAAGGCGAACTGGGTGTGATCGCAGCTGGGGCAGACGCTGACATGCTGGTCCTCGGAGCCGACCCGGTGGCGGATATCTCCGTGCTGGCCGACATTTCCGAACACCTGGAGTTCCTCGTCCAGAATGGTCGGGTTATCGACTGA
- a CDS encoding rhamnogalacturonan lyase, whose translation MTHPSKCSYRNSRARSWKAVPLAASASLAAAAMALTGVPLAQAAPAQVPQAAQANLPGVVPAAKDPAALKRQVENLDRAPVAVLTDHGVTVSWRMLGLDKDSIGFQVLRDGVNITPEPLRNSTMFVDPNGTAESSYVIKTVGNGQGQDKLTEAVKPLTQNYLAIKLDKPADGVTPDGKAYSYSANDATVADLDGDGKYEVIQTWSPSNAKDNSQSGYTGNVYVDAYKLDGTKLWRIDLGRNIRAGAHYTQVLAYDFDGDGKAEVSLKTADGTRDAAGTVIGNADADFRNSAGYVLAGPEFLTVFKGDTGTIMDTVAYEPERGTVASWGDNYGNRVDRFLAGVAYLDGEHPSMMFSRGYYTRTVLVTYDLVNGKLVKRWSFDSNLAGDEYKGQGNHNLSVADVDQDGKDEFVFGSMTIDDNGQPLYNTKLGHGDAIHTGDLDPSRPGLETFAVHESMSQSGNRGATFRDAATGEVLWSIPAIKDTGRGAAGDIDPRYAGAEGWAIGGSAAWDSPVGQLMSANGELIAEKIPAANFLAWWDGDLLREIVDHDYDATVSRGVPTISKWNWETETSDRLLTAEGARSNNTTKGNPSIQADILGDWREEIAWPSTDSSELRIYTTTAPTEVRLRTLMHDTVYRTAVARENVAYNQPPHPSFFIGEGMQAPAIPAVVYTGAKK comes from the coding sequence TTGACTCACCCCTCGAAATGTTCCTACCGCAACTCCCGCGCTCGTTCGTGGAAGGCGGTTCCCCTCGCAGCATCTGCTTCACTCGCCGCCGCCGCCATGGCGCTGACCGGTGTCCCGCTCGCGCAGGCTGCTCCTGCCCAAGTCCCGCAGGCAGCGCAAGCCAACCTTCCCGGCGTCGTGCCTGCCGCGAAAGATCCAGCCGCGCTGAAACGCCAGGTGGAAAACCTTGACCGCGCTCCGGTTGCCGTCCTGACTGATCACGGTGTCACGGTGAGCTGGCGCATGCTGGGCCTGGACAAGGACAGCATCGGCTTCCAGGTCCTGCGCGACGGCGTCAACATCACTCCCGAACCCCTGCGCAACTCCACCATGTTCGTGGACCCCAATGGCACTGCGGAGTCGAGCTATGTCATCAAGACTGTTGGCAACGGACAGGGGCAGGACAAGCTGACCGAAGCCGTGAAGCCGCTGACCCAGAACTATCTGGCCATCAAGCTGGACAAGCCTGCCGATGGCGTCACGCCGGACGGCAAGGCCTACTCCTACTCCGCCAACGACGCCACGGTGGCGGACCTCGACGGCGACGGCAAGTACGAGGTCATCCAGACATGGTCGCCGTCCAACGCCAAGGACAACTCCCAGTCTGGATATACGGGCAACGTTTACGTGGACGCCTACAAGTTGGACGGCACCAAGCTGTGGCGCATCGACCTGGGCCGAAACATCCGCGCCGGCGCGCATTACACGCAGGTACTGGCCTACGACTTCGACGGCGACGGCAAGGCCGAGGTGTCCCTCAAGACAGCTGATGGCACCCGGGACGCGGCAGGTACCGTGATTGGAAACGCCGACGCCGACTTCCGCAACTCGGCGGGTTATGTCCTGGCCGGCCCTGAATTCCTTACCGTCTTCAAGGGCGACACCGGAACCATCATGGACACGGTCGCGTATGAGCCCGAGCGCGGAACAGTGGCCAGCTGGGGCGATAACTACGGTAACCGCGTGGATCGTTTCCTGGCCGGCGTGGCCTACCTGGACGGCGAACACCCCTCCATGATGTTCAGCCGCGGTTACTACACCCGCACGGTGCTGGTCACGTACGACCTCGTCAATGGCAAGCTCGTGAAGCGCTGGAGCTTCGATTCCAACCTCGCCGGGGATGAGTACAAGGGGCAAGGGAACCACAACTTGTCCGTCGCTGACGTTGACCAGGACGGCAAGGACGAGTTCGTCTTCGGCTCCATGACCATCGATGACAACGGCCAGCCGCTGTACAACACCAAGCTCGGCCACGGCGATGCCATCCACACCGGAGACCTCGACCCGTCCAGGCCCGGACTCGAGACTTTCGCCGTCCACGAAAGCATGAGCCAGAGCGGTAATCGCGGGGCAACGTTCCGTGATGCCGCCACCGGTGAGGTGCTGTGGAGCATCCCTGCCATCAAGGACACCGGCCGAGGCGCGGCAGGCGATATTGATCCGCGGTACGCGGGAGCTGAAGGGTGGGCCATCGGCGGTTCCGCGGCGTGGGATTCACCCGTTGGCCAGCTCATGTCCGCCAACGGTGAGTTGATCGCGGAGAAGATCCCAGCTGCCAACTTCCTGGCCTGGTGGGATGGAGACCTGCTCCGCGAAATCGTGGACCACGACTACGACGCCACAGTGTCCCGCGGCGTACCCACCATCTCCAAGTGGAATTGGGAAACGGAAACCAGCGACCGGCTCCTGACCGCTGAAGGTGCCCGCAGCAACAACACCACCAAGGGCAACCCTTCCATTCAGGCCGACATCCTGGGTGACTGGCGCGAAGAGATCGCCTGGCCGTCCACGGACAGCAGCGAATTGCGGATCTACACCACCACGGCTCCCACGGAGGTGCGGCTGCGGACGCTGATGCACGACACCGTGTACCGGACGGCCGTTGCCCGGGAGAATGTTGCCTACAACCAGCCGCCGCACCCGAGCTTCTTCATCGGTGAGGGCATGCAGGCTCCGGCGATTCCCGCCGTCGTTTACACCGGCGCGAAGAAGTAG
- a CDS encoding glycosyltransferase family 2 protein, with amino-acid sequence MLTEITELTADTAATDTAAAPRGSHRAAGGVVTVLVPAHNESAGITETLTSLNNQTRRPDRIIVVADNCTDDTETLALAQGVEVMRTVGNKDKKAGALNFALSELLPDADPEDLVLVQDADSQLALDFIENATKNLLTDELLGAVGGVFSGGPGGGFVGHLQRNEYARYARDVKRLHGKCLVVTGTAALFRVKTLRDVVAARLEGTLPPGNGKGGVYDTSVLTEDNELSFALLTLGYRIASPSNCTLVTEVMPTWRELWAQRLRWKRGAVENCVQYGWTKITRPYWGRQFLSMIGVIVTLAYFGSIIFALTTGMGLNLHPFWIAVTGIFVLERIVTVRFRGWRYMLLAATMYETVIDIFLQAVHAKAYLDAALNRKKVW; translated from the coding sequence ATGCTCACGGAAATCACGGAACTCACGGCCGACACAGCCGCAACGGACACTGCTGCTGCGCCACGCGGATCCCACCGTGCGGCCGGTGGCGTGGTCACCGTACTGGTTCCGGCCCACAACGAATCGGCCGGCATCACGGAAACCCTTACCTCGTTGAACAACCAGACCCGCCGTCCGGACCGCATTATCGTCGTGGCGGACAACTGCACCGACGACACCGAGACTCTCGCGCTTGCCCAGGGCGTCGAGGTCATGCGGACCGTCGGCAACAAGGACAAGAAGGCCGGTGCACTCAACTTCGCCCTCAGCGAGCTGCTTCCCGACGCCGACCCCGAGGATCTGGTCCTGGTTCAGGATGCCGACTCGCAGCTCGCCCTGGACTTCATCGAGAATGCAACGAAGAACCTCCTGACCGACGAACTGCTCGGCGCCGTGGGCGGCGTGTTCAGCGGCGGGCCTGGCGGAGGTTTCGTCGGGCACCTGCAGCGCAACGAATACGCCCGCTACGCCAGGGACGTCAAGCGCCTCCATGGCAAGTGCCTGGTAGTGACCGGAACGGCAGCCCTGTTCCGCGTCAAAACACTCCGAGACGTGGTCGCAGCCCGGCTGGAGGGCACACTTCCTCCCGGCAACGGCAAAGGCGGCGTCTACGACACGTCAGTCCTGACCGAAGACAACGAGCTCTCCTTTGCCCTGTTGACCTTGGGCTACCGCATCGCCTCTCCGTCCAACTGCACGCTGGTTACCGAGGTGATGCCCACATGGCGTGAACTGTGGGCCCAGCGGCTCCGCTGGAAGCGCGGCGCGGTGGAGAACTGCGTGCAGTACGGGTGGACGAAGATCACCAGGCCTTACTGGGGCCGTCAGTTCCTGTCCATGATCGGCGTCATTGTGACCCTAGCCTACTTCGGCTCCATCATCTTCGCCCTGACCACCGGAATGGGACTGAACCTTCACCCGTTCTGGATCGCAGTCACCGGCATCTTCGTCCTGGAGCGCATCGTCACGGTGCGGTTCCGGGGCTGGAGGTACATGCTGCTGGCCGCCACCATGTACGAAACCGTCATCGATATCTTCCTCCAGGCTGTCCATGCAAAGGCCTACCTGGATGCAGCACTCAACCGCAAGAAAGTTTGGTAG
- a CDS encoding NUDIX domain-containing protein, producing the protein MAIRSAGILLYRQTSAGPLELWIAHMGGPFWARKDQHAWSIPKGEFPEDEDPLAAAKREFTEEIGSPPPPTDYELLGVFKQPSGKLITAYAAEASDFQPEQIVSNTFPMEWPKGSGVIKDFPEIDDARWFEVTEARTKLVKGQLPIVDALVRHLGGQAL; encoded by the coding sequence ATCGCCATTCGCAGCGCAGGCATACTCCTTTACCGACAGACCTCGGCTGGGCCATTGGAATTGTGGATCGCCCACATGGGTGGGCCGTTCTGGGCTCGGAAGGACCAGCATGCCTGGTCCATACCCAAGGGTGAATTCCCCGAAGATGAGGACCCTTTGGCCGCAGCGAAACGGGAATTTACGGAGGAAATAGGTTCCCCTCCCCCACCAACAGACTACGAATTGTTGGGAGTTTTTAAGCAGCCTTCCGGCAAACTCATCACCGCTTACGCCGCCGAGGCCAGCGACTTTCAGCCGGAGCAGATCGTCAGCAACACGTTCCCTATGGAATGGCCCAAAGGTTCAGGTGTCATCAAGGATTTCCCGGAAATTGACGACGCCCGTTGGTTTGAAGTGACCGAGGCGCGGACCAAACTCGTCAAAGGGCAACTGCCCATTGTGGACGCGCTGGTCCGGCACCTTGGCGGGCAAGCCCTATAG
- a CDS encoding SDR family NAD(P)-dependent oxidoreductase, producing the protein MGNDASWQEATTFGRFAGKTIIVTGAASGIGQATALRIAKEGGRVVAADISKERLDALVEQNSGLDLVPVAGDISTEETVAAVLAAAAGPVDALANVAGIMDNFAPIHEVDDELWERVFRINVTSLMRLTRAVVPLMLEAGTGSVVNVASEAGLRGSAAGAAYTASKHAVVGLTKNSAVMYGPKGLRFNAVAPGPTITNIVANWGSQLAAERLGPLMQATVPTPATAAQLAASITFLLSEDGTNVNGAILASDGGWSAL; encoded by the coding sequence ATGGGCAACGACGCTTCATGGCAGGAGGCCACCACCTTTGGCCGCTTTGCCGGCAAGACCATCATCGTCACGGGCGCGGCTTCGGGCATCGGCCAAGCTACTGCCCTACGCATCGCCAAGGAAGGTGGCAGGGTCGTCGCGGCCGATATCAGCAAGGAACGTCTGGACGCCTTGGTGGAGCAGAACAGTGGCCTCGATCTGGTGCCCGTGGCGGGTGATATCTCCACTGAGGAAACCGTAGCCGCTGTCCTGGCTGCCGCAGCCGGACCAGTGGACGCCCTGGCCAACGTTGCCGGCATCATGGACAACTTCGCCCCCATCCATGAGGTGGATGACGAGCTCTGGGAACGTGTATTCCGCATCAATGTCACCTCCCTCATGCGCCTGACCCGCGCAGTGGTGCCGCTCATGCTGGAAGCCGGAACCGGATCTGTGGTGAACGTTGCGTCCGAGGCAGGCCTGCGTGGTTCTGCTGCCGGTGCCGCCTATACAGCGTCCAAGCACGCCGTGGTTGGCCTCACCAAGAATTCCGCTGTGATGTACGGACCCAAGGGTCTGCGGTTCAACGCCGTGGCCCCCGGCCCCACCATCACCAACATTGTGGCCAATTGGGGATCGCAGCTCGCTGCCGAACGGCTGGGCCCCTTGATGCAGGCGACTGTTCCGACTCCTGCCACCGCAGCACAGCTGGCCGCGTCCATCACGTTCTTGCTCAGTGAGGACGGCACAAATGTCAACGGCGCCATTCTGGCGTCCGACGGCGGCTGGTCGGCTCTATAG
- a CDS encoding TetR family transcriptional regulator yields MISEDAKPARASGRPATIDPDAVAGLALDLFAEHGYENTSMEDIARAAGIGRKSLYRYFASKADLVWGGTEPVIEASTLAFGSFHKQGKSDGDVLAGLREAAIAGVAVIPDLSVTRGRLRLIAEHAELTSRSYESLAPRRERALGFLIENGLSDSAARYLSAAYLAATFEAWMQWAAGSDPDPVPYLVAALEVLRVPAL; encoded by the coding sequence ATGATTTCGGAAGATGCCAAGCCCGCACGCGCCAGCGGTCGTCCAGCCACCATCGACCCCGACGCTGTGGCGGGACTCGCCTTGGACTTATTCGCCGAGCACGGGTATGAGAACACCTCCATGGAAGACATCGCCCGTGCTGCCGGCATCGGCCGCAAGAGCCTCTACCGCTATTTCGCCAGCAAGGCGGATCTCGTCTGGGGCGGCACCGAACCTGTGATCGAGGCGTCGACGCTCGCCTTCGGCTCGTTCCACAAACAGGGAAAGTCCGACGGCGATGTGCTGGCCGGGTTGCGTGAAGCAGCGATCGCCGGAGTCGCCGTGATTCCGGATCTGTCGGTAACCCGCGGGCGCCTCCGCTTGATCGCCGAGCATGCCGAACTGACCAGCCGCAGTTACGAATCTTTGGCGCCACGGCGCGAAAGGGCCTTGGGCTTCCTCATCGAGAACGGCCTTTCCGATTCCGCGGCACGCTACTTGAGTGCCGCATACCTTGCCGCAACCTTCGAGGCGTGGATGCAATGGGCCGCCGGATCAGATCCGGATCCAGTGCCCTATTTGGTGGCTGCGCTTGAGGTGTTGCGGGTTCCTGCGCTTTAG
- a CDS encoding alpha/beta fold hydrolase: MYFAEAPDGAELAWTESGDGEPLLLIAGQATAMDGWGPTAELLSRSYRVIRFDHRGIGRSGKGDAERYTTRLLAEDAAAVLKAANADLAHVYGHSMGGRIGQWLAIDYPQKVRTLVLAATSGGRWPDASVQPDKAALAALVSGDMSRLEELFFDPAWVRANPEATYTFFNSQASAWAKARHFKASRDHDAWSELGSIKAPTLILHGTDDRLTPLPNALILREHIPRSVLVRVPGAGHGLHLDHPETIEWIRQFIARKSS; the protein is encoded by the coding sequence GTGTACTTTGCGGAAGCCCCGGACGGCGCCGAACTCGCCTGGACCGAGTCCGGCGACGGCGAGCCACTGCTGCTGATCGCCGGGCAGGCCACGGCCATGGACGGTTGGGGCCCGACGGCGGAACTACTGTCCCGCTCTTACCGCGTCATCCGCTTCGATCACCGGGGGATAGGGCGGAGTGGGAAGGGCGACGCCGAGCGCTACACCACCAGACTCCTTGCCGAAGATGCTGCTGCCGTCCTCAAAGCGGCGAATGCGGATTTAGCACATGTGTACGGCCACTCGATGGGCGGGCGAATCGGCCAGTGGTTGGCCATCGACTACCCCCAGAAAGTCCGGACCCTGGTTCTGGCGGCGACGAGTGGAGGAAGGTGGCCGGACGCCAGTGTCCAACCGGACAAAGCTGCCCTGGCGGCCCTGGTCAGCGGCGACATGTCCCGGCTCGAAGAGCTCTTCTTCGACCCTGCATGGGTCCGCGCCAATCCCGAAGCGACGTACACGTTCTTCAATTCCCAGGCTTCGGCGTGGGCCAAAGCACGACACTTCAAGGCCAGTCGTGATCACGATGCCTGGAGCGAGCTCGGATCCATCAAGGCTCCCACACTGATCCTTCACGGTACGGACGACCGACTCACTCCCTTGCCCAATGCCCTGATCCTTCGTGAACACATCCCTCGCTCGGTGCTGGTCCGCGTACCCGGAGCGGGGCACGGCCTGCACCTGGACCACCCCGAGACGATCGAATGGATCCGGCAGTTCATCGCCCGAAAGAGCAGCTAA
- a CDS encoding helix-turn-helix transcriptional regulator produces the protein MKNNLAERRTGRNWTQADLAAALGVSRQTVISIEREKFDPSLPLAFLIARTFGCAIEDIFTAD, from the coding sequence GTGAAGAACAACCTCGCCGAGCGCCGGACCGGACGCAACTGGACCCAGGCCGACCTGGCGGCTGCGCTCGGTGTTTCCCGGCAGACGGTGATCTCCATAGAGCGGGAGAAGTTTGACCCTTCGCTTCCCTTGGCGTTCCTTATTGCGCGGACGTTCGGCTGCGCCATAGAAGATATCTTTACCGCGGATTGA
- a CDS encoding MOSC domain-containing protein has product MTTEYRYDVEVLHLLVSPAHAYFGRAREGAADVPTTDAEQAELVTGKGIVGDRFFGKAAHMDAAVTVFAMEALESIAAELGAGPFDPLLTRRNVVVRGVELAPLLGHEFALESGGDVVRLKAGRPAHPCAWMDEMLAPGAHKAMRGRGGVRCQVVSGGLLHRGPAVLVSPVPLDPSKAGEAKVLRPSRLP; this is encoded by the coding sequence ATGACCACCGAGTACAGGTACGACGTCGAGGTGCTGCACCTGTTGGTGTCGCCGGCCCATGCTTACTTTGGCCGTGCCCGCGAAGGAGCCGCGGATGTCCCCACCACCGACGCGGAGCAGGCGGAGCTGGTGACCGGCAAAGGGATTGTTGGCGACAGGTTTTTTGGCAAGGCCGCCCACATGGATGCCGCTGTGACGGTCTTTGCCATGGAGGCCCTGGAGTCCATCGCGGCGGAACTCGGGGCTGGGCCGTTCGATCCCCTGCTGACCCGACGGAACGTGGTGGTGCGGGGAGTCGAGCTGGCTCCCCTGCTTGGCCATGAATTCGCGCTGGAGTCCGGCGGGGACGTGGTGCGATTGAAGGCAGGACGACCTGCCCACCCCTGCGCCTGGATGGACGAAATGCTGGCTCCGGGTGCCCATAAGGCGATGCGCGGGCGCGGGGGCGTGCGCTGCCAAGTGGTTTCGGGAGGCCTGCTTCATCGCGGCCCGGCGGTGCTGGTCAGCCCAGTCCCTCTTGACCCAAGCAAGGCCGGTGAAGCGAAGGTGCTCCGGCCATCGCGGTTGCCGTAG